In the genome of Parasteatoda tepidariorum isolate YZ-2023 chromosome 10, CAS_Ptep_4.0, whole genome shotgun sequence, the window aattttattccatgaaaaagcatttaatttttgttagccagaaatttctgtttaataacttatctttattttttaataatatgtcaTGATTCTTAAGTGCTTTTACAttctcaaaatttgtttatttaaacacgatttaatttcttacacaTCTCTTTCAGTGTGCGTTTAGCCTTCCAACCAAGACGCTTTTCTGCTAGAGAAGCATCAGCATATATGCTATCAACATCTCCTTCCCGACGACCAACAATTTTGTAAGGAATCTTAACACCACAGCCTTCATCAAATGCTTGAATCACTTGAAGGACAGAATAACCTTCGCCACTACCTAAATTATATacctgccaaaaaaaaaaatttattaaattttaagataaggTTATTATAAGatagagaaaaaatatcaaactttagGGCTAGCAAGCTTTAACAAGCAGAATTAATTTACAGcagttaaaagtaaataaataaataattaataattaattataaatagacaaaaataggacttaagaaaaaaaaaaaatttcataaatatttttcatatttttttctttaataatatcaatagcaatactataaatgaataatttaagcttaattaatgttgtaaattaatacttttgatCATGAAGACAATTAGACTTAAATATGACGAAAGAACTACACTATTCCTCAATAATTCCACTTaataatacagtagggaaccgattatccggaacgatcgggaccatcgatattccggataactgatttttccggttttctgaatcgctacaaaaagccgttttttttattgttagacccaactaaaaaattttttttgtgggaacaatcttaaaaagaagaaaaaacgatggagtaatacactaatgaNgcacaggtttagaattttctacagtgaaaagttttcggaacttcagtgttcaaaaaagtatacaaaagctagacgttaagaacgaatccaatgagcgagcattggattgcgaagcaatccgaaatgaactgcgaaagcagttccggggattggcgagcgccagcgagcagggggcgaaacCTCCTAGTTCCTCAGTAATtctacttaataataatattatttagtatgtcagaatgaaattattcaattatgtaattgtcattttcaagaaaataattttataaaaattgttttctcgctttaaaaaaaaaaaaggaaaagaaatttgatcGAGAAAGAGTCCAATGATATAAGtacttcaagaaaaatttatagccACTATTTCTTTGGATGTTATCACACAAAACTCAAAATAACCttaatttgaattgaatgaTTAAAGGAATAAACGACATGACTCATCTAGATTATTGAAACAGATAGTTTACTGTCAAGATAATGAAATTGTAAGGAATATGAAGATTTTGGTGTAAATTAAGAGAACTGAAGTAAAGAGTGGACAATTCTAAAagtcaagttttaaatttacttcaaattcaATGGATTTATCTGCATAATTAAGAAATAGCTATCTTTTCTGAACAATCACTTGAAACAGTCATGTCCAGTCTGGACAAcgatacttaattttaaaataaaatttaactaacaaaaagaattttgcaaCTTCTTTATCACATTAACATCACTTTTTGGAGGATCATATAAACTCTGTGatgaaatagaaattaactCTGTCTGTGGGATTCTTTTCAAacactattaatatttatttttctgttatactATCAGAGAAGcagcaagaaataaaataaaaatatccttacgcttttttttaacatatcagtttaagaaaaaaattataaaagaaaagagttttgtttattttacttgttaaaaaaGTGACCAAGCTTCTGGTAAATGGATGTCTGGATAGGAGACTTTGTACTGTTGTACTGTACTGTACAACCAAAGTgaatcataaaaacatttttttaaactaaaagaaatatgaaatataagaaaaatacctTGCAAACACCCtcatttctttctaaaatttcctTAACTGCAGCAACATGCCCTTCTGCTAAATCCATAACATGAATATAATCACGTACTCCTAAAGAATGTAAATACTTTGattataagataataaaacATGAAGGGTCCATTATATTATGGATCTAAAgagtaaatataataacagttgcacaaatattcaaaagagtttatttttttaatattaagaacaaCATGACAGAAAATGTAGAATTAGGCACTCTTAGATAAATTATTGGTATTTATATTGATATCGGAATAGTGGCACTATTCACCAGCTTGTATgtttgttggaaaaaattagtaatctgaTTTCAAGTCTAGAAAAGGGTTACATGCTCTTTAGGAGATAAAAGGCAtacgattatttaaaatttattattttttttaaaaaaagaagaaaaattgttttttttttcttccttaactTCAGAAGCAGACTGTACTACTAAGAAATAATCAGACCactagtaatatttaattttgtcttcacAGTCTGAGCAAAAACTTTGAAAAGGtcactcaaattttaaattcattttggaataattaattgaaggtaattctattgttgttgttgcttaccCTCCTTGGCATAGACAAACTAAACCAAGTCAAGGAGACTATGTTGCAAGGCAATTCTTTTATAAGAATTGAAATTCAATACTCAttgaaaaagacaaaaaataattaatttacaataacttaaagatattattaaaataaaatattgaagaaaaaaattagtccaAAAAATTGTTTGGGACACTGAATGTAGTCAAAGgaacatttaatcaaaaaataataattattattaataaaaccacTAATAGTTTATCTTGCAATTACTGGTTTTTAActcttctattatttttatttttagagatatagtttgtctaattgaaaaaaatatataattatatttattaaacataaaaaaaagtagaatatcatatttttgcaacattaaattaattggaTTGAAGTCTTACAATTTATAGATCCTATTcccaaacttttaaaaatcagatattaCTACAGAACTCTAAATTAGATAGACATGATTCTAGggagagaaatttaatttctcaaaaaaaaagcttctattATTTGAACTGAAACAATTGTTGATCAACATCTTTCACACGATTGAGGTTAATTACTTACAACAGTAAACAGACTATAGATTATAGTTTAAGGTCAGGTTAGGTCAAGAACTActtcacaaaacaaatttatactaCTACTTTAATCAGTTTCCTCATCAGTtagacaaagtttaaaattacaattttacagaGATAATTCCTTTGACAAATCacacaaaattatataatacaaCTGATagcaaaattctttcaaattgcAACAAGAATTATATTgagttttttaatagtttaaaatacgattaacatttttcagttgaaaaatgtttaaattattttgaagcaatGTAATGCTAGTAACtcagatattaattaaataaacttgtaTTATACAAGAGGAATTACAATAATAGGGacttagaaaacaaaattgagcataaataaaatcttcactttaatacagtttataactgtaccaaaataaataaaagaatgctAACAAAAGTCActatgaaaaatcttaattgtcACACATGACCTTAATCTGTATCAATCATGAGTTTTATCCATTTTAGTGctttatacattttgaaaggagttgacttttaaaattacacataaaCTGATACTCATACACTTTATTGAATATACCTGTTCCATCAACAGTCTTATAATCATTTCCAAATACTTGTAGCTCTTTCAGGCGTCCAACTGCGACTTGAGATAAATATGGCATGAGATTATTTGGTATACCCTGAGGATCTTCTCCAATCTCACCGGATTCATGAGCACCAACTGGGTTAAAATACCTTAACAATGTAACAGTCCAATCCTGTGATAAACATCAAAAtagataaacattaaaaaaaattccaaattatgtgataaaacaaaatgtagatAAGAGCAGTAGGTATGTATTAATCATCTAAAGCGAAATCTAACAGGGGATAAAtagaatttacatatttaacagCCCCCATATAAACAGTCATGATAATGCACTCTACCAAATTATCAGAGTAAAATTTGTTCTAAgaaccataaaaattaataaactaggtttttattctttcttctttttaaaaaatttatttaaaactataggTCNTATAAACAGTCATGAACAGTCAGCCCCCATATAAACACTCTACCAAATTATCAGAGTAAAATTTGTTCTAAgaaccataaaaattaataaactaggttttttttctttctttttttaaaaaatttatttaaaactataggtcaaataatatttcaaagatccaaaataaaattaactaaaccattcaaaattatttgatagaaaccttttttaactattaactaATGTTTTcaacaaacatttcaaaaatattccataaatatGCTAAcaggataaaaattatatatataaatatacataaaaaactaataataactaaattatttacacAGGCTAGTATATTAATTAACAACTTCACAAGCAAATAAACAATCAACATCAAAATGTTATTCTTATAATGCCTGTAACAGAATGATTTCTTCCTTGCATgtctgtaatataaaaatttcctacTGTACTCTTATTATATTAATACCATTATTTAGCACTATACAATTTATAGGATGAGAAcgctgataaaattttataaaattaacatttcttgtttttttatcacCTGAATATGAATATCTACTTAATTACTATTGATTCTTTTTCCTTATTCATTCAATTTGATTATTCAGTCAAGTTTAATAACTTTGtgaaagattaaaaagtaacctatattaacataaatatgaaaaaaagggaaattttacAAGTtcattttagatattatttgattagatgagaaattaaaaaaaaaaggtttttttatttaatataaacattttgttaGGTAGCACAagatattcatataaaattttcaaaaaaataataataataatgcaatacCTTATCAGAAGAGCAAAGATCTTTTAAAATCTCCTCAATGAAATACTTAGTTCGACCATAAGGGTTTGTGCAAGTCGAACCAACAGAATGATTTTCATCAATTGGAAGATACTCTGGCTTGCCATAAACAGTAGCCGAACTTGAAAATACAAATCTTTTCACcttgaaatttttcatcacCTAATgatgttaacaaaaattaagaattcaccgaataattttaaaattatgaatattttttccctttatttattattattatttttaccatttttgcaaaaaaaatataaaatattaatatacatttaataaatgataaaaacaaatctgtaataattttgttcttgagTCAAAATTATAAGCATTACATGCAGGACTTTTTGCAgcacatttaaaacatttttattaatattaaaactttttttttaaaaaaagaaatcactatGATTGGGTCTAACTATCAACCATAATTAACAGCTCATAGCTTTTATCTATATACttcataaataagaaaagacTTTCActacatcaaattttaattatggaataaagttaaaatgcataaaaaaaataattctttttatacatttgtaaacaataatttttatacataaaaaagacAATCAGACATTATAGAGCAACTATTTGGCCTATTATCAGATAAAATTGATGAATAagtgcaatatttttgttttaaaagtttaagctTAAGTGTGATcaaattctattattataaaaactgaaattaaattgctaaattGAGTATATAACTATATACTTAATGTAATTAAGTCAAATGGTCTTATAAACTAAGTCTGACACTAAAATAAtgtgggaaaaaaaacaagagaTAATTATGATATGGACTCAAAAGATAAGTATTTACAGGGCAAACTCCAGAGAGGTTGCTTACTTGAAACGACATAACACAATAATAGACACAAATAggttataaaaaaagagaagaatttCACCTTGCAAAAAGGTTACtcagattttataatttgttattatcaatatgtaagtaaaaatgcactaaataagaaaaaaatagaagctTTAGAACATGTCAGCTCacataagcaattttttaagctttcagGCAtaatcaggaagaaaaaaaattcatacaaaataaaaaattctaatctaCCCGAAGTTTTTCTTCCTCCTTTTTTTAtggttcaattataaaaatagtttcatgcTTCAGTTAGAGCATGTAATTGATTTATTGTCTTAGGCTCTGAAATAATTGgaacaataaattgaaatagatttaaaagttgttaaaaaaacgaaagtattttgctcagattttaaaatagacaTATACTGTGGAGAGAAAAGTACTAAAACTTAAaactacagtacagaacccgttatccggaaatctgAAAAcaggaaaaccaaaaaaccggaacgaaattagatacattttcccgcaatttaaaaaaaaaacattttttttcctcataagattttaggattttctttcttttttaaaagatgtttaccttaccatcattttggaaataatcattagtgtattacttcatcattttttcttctttttaagataattttcaaaaaaattttttttagttgggtttaacattaaaaaaacggctttttgtagcgattcagaaaaccggaaaaatcagttatccggaaaagcgatggtcccgatcgttccggataatcggttctctactgtacaataattttaaatggccaTAAGtgagaaaataacattaataaatattattacacatttcaaattaagagaataataaattttacctcTAAAAGATTCACTGTTCCTCCCACATTGTTTCGATAATAATCTAAAGGCACACGACACGATTCTCCAACAGCTTTCAAAGCTGCAAAATGTATCACACAAGAAAATGCATgctgaaaagataattttgagaatcaacttttagttataaatagacaacttacattctttaatttgtaaaatataaaattataaaacaagtaaaaattaaaggaaataatataaaaacaggATGAATAACAATTCAAAGAgtctaataaaatttgattcaatatCTTGATTTACTGGGTACCTCATTGGTAATACATCAAAATTTGGGTCAGAGAGGTGAAAAAGAGAATATAAAGTGATTTGAAAAGAATTGCGTAAGCAGTTGTGAAAATTGGCAAACAACATTGAGTAGGATTCCCAAatgtacttaaataaaaaagatattaaaatgaataggacAAAGAGTAAACTGAGTGAGCAAAGCtacagtttgtctaaagtaTGAACTCCCCATGCCATTCGCACGAACCCGTGatggtgactatggtaacgagatataactatttcaagcgTGGGTTTGACATGTTTTGGCTCAGGTCGGTGAgagaaaaggaatatttttttcagtctattgtgttagccctagagtgatgAGATGCTGAATAGTATAATTTCTATTGCTTACAAACATTTTCACTAACTTGCTCATGTGAAAATTTTACAAGTGTATAGCATGATGACTAGATCATAAGTGTTTTTCATCTCTCCAATACgcaataaaaaacaatctttaGAGAACAATTTTACAGGGGGAAGAAACATCTTTCGAAAATTCTACAGAAAATATTTCGCAGAACAACTTTTTTTCCCAAGAAACTTGGATTGAAAAGGAAAccaacattttgtttttcaaatgaaaaatctttcgaTTAGAACTCTCAAGTTTTTTGGCAATGTTGCCTAGATTTGTCTACACgagtaataattcaaatacaaacttcatgataaataataaaacatttactttaattcaaattattctaataaaaataataaaaactgatgagactgtatatttatttaaagtttttgaaataaaataaaattcttttggtAATTGGAGGATCTTAGTTTGTTTATAaccttttatttgttatttttacccCTTTcaagacaacaacaaaaaaaaaaaaacagctctacagtataaattgctttatttcaatttattacattggtaaaaataaattttttttcaaaaataataaatatattacagtTGCTAAGATGAGTTGG includes:
- the LOC107451283 gene encoding UDP-glucose 4-epimerase, which produces MSSVKEYILVTGGAGYVGSHSILVLLQNNYNVVAIDNFSNSSPSDNNDMPESLRRVQNLAEKTLIFYQIDLLNKEALEEVFQKHAFSCVIHFAALKAVGESCRVPLDYYRNNVGGTVNLLEVMKNFKVKRFVFSSSATVYGKPEYLPIDENHSVGSTCTNPYGRTKYFIEEILKDLCSSDKDWTVTLLRYFNPVGAHESGEIGEDPQGIPNNLMPYLSQVAVGRLKELQVFGNDYKTVDGTGVRDYIHVMDLAEGHVAAVKEILERNEGVCKVYNLGSGEGYSVLQVIQAFDEGCGVKIPYKIVGRREGDVDSIYADASLAEKRLGWKAKRTLKEMCQDTWRWQSKNPKGYRA